In one window of Megalops cyprinoides isolate fMegCyp1 chromosome 24, fMegCyp1.pri, whole genome shotgun sequence DNA:
- the LOC118771289 gene encoding exocyst complex component 3-like, translating into MEELDREAFATSVQRVAGMLQRPDQLDKVEQYRRREARKKASVEARLKAAIQSQLDGVRTGLLQLHSALEDVRGIQSSLADVSKDWRQSISTIESLREVKEAVVQHSQLASAVENLKNIFSVPEMVQETRELIEQAELLQAHRRLMDLELSRDELLYEQHRADGGAARDAGLIRAYFGQVEALSEELAKQLWMVLQRALVTVRRDPTMLVSAVRVIEREERADRRALDRQRQTGFLPPGRPKRWRERASLVLEATAAARIEGSQSETRDADKMWLVRLLERTRRNVLDDLVVARHLLAHCFPPHYDAFRVFFRLYHRALSARVQELAAEELEANEIVSLLTWVLNTYSSVEMMGHPELSAECDINQLEPLIPQEVVDELLSKYIQTFTSNITGWLRKALETDRKDWYKDTEPEADQDGYYQTSLPAIVFQMFEQNLQVAAQINDTFKEQVLALCLKQMTSFLHRYREEASTYKEDHLKDRQLPQCYVQYMIAIINNCQTFKESISSLKKKHSQWTEPSPTDVAIEKTLNEVAKDGCQFLLDEIFLDLEHHLHELLTRKWLGGSHAVETICVTVEDYFSDFSKIKKPYNTEMSSEAQRRVVVEYVRAVVQKRMSFKTAEERREGADRMIKEAEQLRSLFRKLAPDEDKEPLCDAITAIAEVFKLTDPSLLYLEVSTLVSKYPDIREEHVTALLSVRGDASREMRQMIMETLSQSKQSVPANTPPIFRDITVPSLASMAVPKLLK; encoded by the exons ATGGAGGAGCTGGACAGGGAAGCCTTTGCCACGTCAGTGCAGAGGGTGGCTGGGATGCTGCAGCGGCCGGACCAGCTGGATAAAGTGGAGCAGTACCGGAGGAGGGAGGCACGCAAGAAGGCCTCGGTTGAGGCCAGACTGAAG GCTGCCATCCAGTCCCAGCTGGACGGGGTGCGGACgggcctcctgcagctccacagCGCCCTGGAGGACGTGCGGGGCATCCAGAGCTCGCTGGCCGACGTCAGCAAGGACTGGAGGCAGAGCATCAGCACCATCGAGAGCCTGAGGGAGGTGAAGGAGGCCGTGGTGCAGCACAGCCAGCTGGCCTCCGCCGTGGAGAACCTCAAAAACATCTTCTCAG TGCCGGAGATGGTGCAGGAGACGCGCGAGCTGATCGAGCAGGCCGAGCTGCTGCAGGCTCACCGCCGGCTCATGGACCTGGAGCTGTCGCGCGACGAGCTGCTGTACGAGCAGCACCGGGCCGACGGCGGCGCTGCCCGCGACGCCGGCCTCATCCGCGCCTACTTCGGCCAGGTGGAGGCGCTGTCCGAGGAGCTGGCCAAGCAGCTGTGGATGGTGCTGCAGCGCGCCCTGGTCACCGTGCGCCGGGACCCCACCATGCTGGTGTCGGCCGTGCGCGTCATCGAGCGGGAGGAGCGGGCCGACCGCCGCGCGCTGGACCGCCAGCGGCAGACGGGCTTCCTGCCGCCGGGCCGGCCCAAGCGCTGGCGGGAGCGGGCGTCCCTCGTGCTGGAGGCCACGGCGGCGGCGCGCATCGAGGGCTCGCAGTCGGAGACGCGCGACGCCGACAAGATGTGGCTGGTGCGGCTGCTGGAGCGCACCCGCCGCAACGTGCTGGACGACCTGGTGGTGGCGCGCCACCTGCTGGCGCACTGCTTCCCGCCGCACTACGACGCCTTCCGCGTCTTCTTCCGCCTCTACCACCGCGCCCTCTCCGCCCGCGTGCAGGAGCTGGCCGccgaggagctggaggccaaCGAGATCGTCTCCCTCCTCACCTGGGTGCTCAACACCTACAGCAG TGTGGAGATGATGGGACACCCTGAGCTCTCGGCTGAGTGTGACATCAACCAGCTGGAGCCCCTCATACCGCAGGAAGTGGTGGACGAGCTTCTGAGCAAGTACATACAGACCTTCACA TCCAACATCACCGGCTGGCTCCGCAAGGCTCTGGAGACGGACAGGAAGGACTGGTACAAGGACACAGAGCCGGAGGCAGACCAGGATGGCTATTACCAGACCTCTCTGCCTGCCATCGTCTTCCAG ATGTTTGAACAGAATCTCCAGGTGGCAGCACAGATCAACGACACCTTCAAAGAGCAGGTGCTGGCACTGTGTTTGAAGCAGATGACCTCCTTCCTGCACAG ATATCGGGAGGAGGCCAGCACCTACAAGGAGGACCACTTAAAGGACCGGCAGTTGCCGCAGTGTTATGTCCAGTACATGATCGCCATCATCAACAACTGCCAGACTTTTAA GGAGTCGATAAGCAGCCTGAAGAAGAAGCACTCCCAGTGGACAGAGCCGTCGCCCACCGATGTGGCCATCGAGAAGACCCTCAACGAGGTGGCCAAAGATGGCTGTCAGTTCCTGCTGGACGAGATCTTCCTGGACCTGGAG CACCACCTGCATGAGCTGCTGACGAGGAAATGGCTGGGGGGCTCCCACGCGGTGGAGACCATCTGCGTCACTGTGGAGGACTACTTCAGCGACTTCTCCAAGATCAAGAAGCCTTACAACACG GAGATGAGCAGCGAGGCCCAGCgcagggtggtggtggagtACGTGCGGGCGGTGGTGCAGAAGCGGATGAGCTTTAAGACcgcggaggagaggagggagggggcggacAGGATGATAAAGGAGGCCGAGCAGCTCAGGAGCCTCTTCAGGAAGCTCGCCCCT GACGAGGACAAGGAGCCGCTGTGTGACGCCATCACCGCCATTGCCGAGGTCTTCAAACTCactgacccctccctcctctaCCTGGAAGTGTCCACTCTGGTGTCCAAGTACCCCGATATCAG GGAGGAGCATGTCACCGCGCTCCTGTCGGTGAGAGGGGACGCCAGTCGGGAAATGAGGCAGATGATCATGGAGACGCTGAGCCAGAGCAAGCAGTCTGTCCCTGCCAACACACCGCCTATATTCAGGGACATCACTGTCCCCTCCTTGGCCTCTATGGCTGTTCCCAAACTGCTAaaataa